From Desulfuromonas soudanensis, the proteins below share one genomic window:
- the hslV gene encoding ATP-dependent protease subunit HslV, whose amino-acid sequence MFRGTTIICVRKNGEIALAGDGQVTMGNTVMKHTARKIRRMYQDRVIAGFAGSTADAFTLFEKFDVKLQEFRGNLMRAAVALAKDWRTDRMLRKLEALLIVADAETTLILSGSGDVIEPDDGIAAIGSGGPYALAAARALMAHSDLPAQKVAEEAMLIAAGICIYTNDQILVEVLP is encoded by the coding sequence ATGTTTCGAGGAACCACCATCATCTGCGTTCGCAAAAACGGCGAGATCGCCCTGGCCGGAGACGGCCAGGTGACCATGGGGAACACGGTGATGAAGCACACCGCCCGCAAGATCCGCCGCATGTACCAGGACCGGGTCATCGCCGGCTTTGCCGGGAGCACCGCCGACGCCTTCACCCTCTTCGAAAAGTTCGACGTCAAGCTCCAGGAATTCCGCGGCAACCTGATGCGGGCGGCGGTCGCCCTGGCCAAGGACTGGCGCACCGACAGGATGCTGCGCAAACTCGAGGCGCTCCTCATCGTCGCCGACGCCGAAACGACCCTGATCCTCTCCGGTTCGGGGGACGTCATCGAGCCGGATGACGGCATCGCCGCCATCGGCTCCGGCGGCCCCTACGCCCTGGCGGCGGCGCGGGCGCTCATGGCCCATTCGGACTTGCCGGCGCAAAAGGTGGCCGAGGAGGCGATGCTGATCGCCGCCGGCATCTGCATCTACACCAACGACCAGATTCTGGTGGAGGTGCTGCCGTGA
- a CDS encoding hybrid sensor histidine kinase/response regulator, translating into MRLQIEGEMTLRQEKEGRCILMVDDESVIRELCARVLKGYRVLQATCGEEALEILSRETVDLVLTDVMMPGMNGLDLLRAVKEREPNQVVVVMTGYADKEIILRALKADADDFISKPINLLQLKTTIDKVLEKKDLKEELLQLKRMDRLKSDFLGLISHKLKTPTTAISLFIQNLAGGIGDPTDPAFLKTLDLILDESRYLTYLIQDLLFYSEIILQEGPLKPTAVFPRDLAMAVVTDLKDAFVNKGVLFETLLDAPQPPMQLDGKLIRFALLALLENALKFTPPGGTVSLSVEGRDRELLLVIADTGQGIPADELPRVFDKFYQVDPAHTGQVRGFGLGLYYARQFVQMHGGTIRLESQPGRGTVATLTLPR; encoded by the coding sequence GTGCGCCTGCAGATCGAAGGGGAGATGACATTGCGCCAGGAAAAGGAGGGGCGCTGCATCCTGATGGTGGATGACGAGTCCGTGATCCGCGAACTCTGCGCCCGGGTCCTCAAGGGTTACCGGGTGCTGCAGGCGACCTGCGGCGAAGAGGCCCTGGAGATCCTTTCCCGGGAAACGGTCGACCTGGTGCTGACGGACGTGATGATGCCGGGGATGAACGGACTCGACCTTCTTCGGGCCGTCAAGGAGCGGGAACCGAATCAGGTGGTGGTCGTCATGACCGGCTATGCCGACAAGGAGATCATTCTCCGCGCCCTCAAGGCCGACGCCGACGACTTCATCAGCAAGCCGATCAACCTTCTGCAGCTCAAGACCACCATCGACAAGGTTCTGGAGAAAAAGGACCTCAAGGAGGAACTCCTCCAGCTCAAGCGCATGGACCGGCTCAAATCCGATTTTCTCGGCCTGATCTCCCACAAGCTCAAGACCCCGACCACCGCCATCTCCCTCTTCATCCAGAACCTGGCCGGCGGCATCGGCGATCCCACCGACCCCGCCTTTCTCAAGACCCTCGACTTGATCCTCGACGAATCCCGTTATCTGACCTATCTGATCCAGGACCTTCTCTTCTACAGCGAGATCATTCTCCAGGAGGGTCCCCTGAAGCCGACGGCGGTTTTCCCCCGGGATCTGGCCATGGCCGTGGTCACCGATCTCAAGGATGCCTTTGTCAACAAGGGGGTCCTCTTCGAAACCCTTCTCGATGCTCCCCAACCGCCCATGCAGCTCGACGGCAAACTCATCCGATTCGCCCTGCTGGCGCTGCTGGAGAACGCCCTCAAGTTCACCCCTCCGGGGGGAACGGTCTCCCTGAGCGTCGAAGGACGGGACCGGGAACTCCTTCTGGTGATTGCCGACACCGGCCAGGGGATTCCGGCCGACGAACTTCCCCGGGTCTTCGACAAGTTCTACCAGGTCGACCCCGCCCATACCGGACAGGTGCGCGGCTTCGGCCTCGGCCTCTACTATGCCCGCCAGTTCGTGCAGATGCACGGCGGCACCATCCGTCTCGAAAGCCAACCCGGCCGCGGCACCGTCGCCACCCTGACGTTGCCGCGCTGA